The Penaeus chinensis breed Huanghai No. 1 chromosome 36, ASM1920278v2, whole genome shotgun sequence genome includes a region encoding these proteins:
- the LOC125044920 gene encoding uncharacterized protein LOC125044920, with the protein MVGDRRHPLLAQMPAPPTHAQRPGMVGVPGVGVKLMQEPGFAAHDSHLYAHRDLQQASGGARYREDHSAASSSASAQGLRYFHMAAAGGAVGEDEGGRRQRALSPGSQHSAAATFFARCE; encoded by the exons ATGGTGGGTGACAGGCGGCATCCCCTGCTGGCACAGATGCCCgccccgcccacccacgcccagcGACCGGGCATGGTTGGGGTTCCGGGCGTGGGCGTCAAGCTCATGCAGGAACCCGGCTTTGCCGCCCACGACTCCCACCTGTACGCCCACCGGGATCTCCAGCAGGCGTCAGGAGGCGCGAGGTACCGGGAGGATCACTCGGCCGCCTCGTCCTCCGCCTCGGCGCAAGGCCTCAGGTACTTCCACATGGCCGCTGCAGGAGGCGCCGTCGGGGAGGACGAGGGCGGCCGGCGACAGAGGGCGCTGTCCCCGGGGTCGCAGCACTCGGCGGCCGCCACGTTCTTTGCAAG GTGTGAATAG